From Polynucleobacter difficilis, a single genomic window includes:
- a CDS encoding FimV/HubP family polar landmark protein, which translates to MPAPARVLHGLVGVIAGICIAWSATASAISLGTPRVLSQPGQPIRAEIPLRVSVADQEQLSNLQVINGSKADYERLGISAAIVELEPQLRIDRRDGNRNVIVIETAKAMSSAQLNQDPFIDLMVTLQWPSGQLTKNYTLLLGDPNQVTVRPGQTLSEIAAQMAPLLDGATLDQTIMALYKANPDAFAGGSIHRLPAGAELVKPSQSLLQSITPAEASQFVEKANQAWAESHGAPAKAAATKSGDVTKTVNDPAAAKDRLTIGPGADSNSDQRRYTEEIVAQEKILEQTRSRIVELEKNIADLQKLLDAGKALSKPGSVTESNSANTAWAPVLVVFGLIAATGLLLWFMARHARQSERSAPVHADGLASAPLGGEENLESPREDMSVRAKNLFAGIDLNLTPNKNDPAIRNDALRVKLNLAKAYMTIEDFAAAKQSLDDIVQLSLEPSNGVDASLVAEAKAMLSEINQRSS; encoded by the coding sequence GTGCCCGCCCCCGCTCGTGTATTGCATGGCCTAGTGGGGGTCATTGCCGGCATTTGCATTGCTTGGAGCGCAACGGCTAGTGCAATTTCATTAGGTACACCCAGGGTACTCTCTCAGCCTGGTCAGCCCATTCGCGCTGAAATTCCGCTGCGTGTATCGGTCGCAGATCAAGAGCAGTTGAGTAATTTGCAAGTGATCAATGGGAGTAAGGCTGACTACGAGCGCCTTGGTATTTCTGCTGCGATCGTGGAGCTTGAGCCACAGTTACGGATTGATCGCCGGGATGGTAATCGTAATGTGATTGTGATCGAGACAGCAAAAGCAATGAGTTCGGCGCAGCTCAATCAAGATCCATTTATTGATCTGATGGTTACCTTGCAATGGCCCTCGGGTCAGCTCACTAAAAATTACACCTTACTTTTGGGCGACCCAAATCAAGTCACGGTACGACCCGGTCAAACCTTAAGCGAGATTGCGGCGCAGATGGCGCCGCTTCTGGATGGCGCTACTCTAGATCAAACCATCATGGCATTGTATAAAGCCAATCCCGATGCCTTTGCGGGTGGCAGCATTCATCGCTTGCCTGCCGGCGCTGAGTTAGTTAAGCCAAGCCAATCCTTGCTGCAATCCATTACGCCTGCAGAAGCAAGTCAGTTTGTTGAGAAGGCCAATCAAGCTTGGGCTGAGTCTCATGGTGCCCCGGCTAAAGCAGCCGCTACTAAATCAGGCGATGTAACGAAGACGGTAAATGATCCCGCTGCCGCAAAAGATCGCTTAACGATTGGTCCTGGTGCAGATAGCAATTCAGATCAACGGCGCTATACCGAAGAAATCGTTGCCCAAGAAAAAATACTGGAGCAAACGCGCAGCCGCATTGTTGAATTAGAAAAAAACATTGCTGATTTACAAAAATTACTGGACGCAGGTAAGGCGCTCTCTAAGCCTGGATCGGTGACCGAGTCCAATTCTGCGAATACTGCCTGGGCTCCCGTCTTGGTTGTGTTCGGGTTGATTGCAGCTACGGGATTGTTATTGTGGTTTATGGCGCGCCATGCCCGCCAATCGGAACGCAGTGCGCCGGTTCATGCCGATGGACTTGCCTCCGCACCGCTAGGGGGCGAAGAAAATCTGGAATCACCTAGAGAAGATATGTCGGTGCGAGCGAAAAATTTATTCGCCGGCATTGATCTCAATTTAACTCCGAATAAAAACGACCCGGCTATTCGGAATGACGCATTGCGCGTCAAACTTAATCTTGCCAAAGCCTATATGACGATTGAGGACTTCGCTGCTGCTAAGCAGAGCTTGGATGACATCGTTCAGCTTAGCCTTGAACCTTCCAACGGAGTAGATGCATCCCTCGTTGCGGAAGCCAAAGCCATGCTATCCGAAATCAATCAGCGAAGTAGCTAA
- the asd gene encoding aspartate-semialdehyde dehydrogenase, giving the protein MATHQTSHSINAPLVGLVGWRGMVGSVLMDRMLAEGDFDLIEPVFFSTSNAGGDVPAINGRNITKSETKLQDANDIKALARCDIILTCQGGDYTKAIFPALRAAGWQGHWIDAASALRMNDDAVLVLDPVNRPVIDRALAAGGKNWIGGNCTVSLMMIAMGGLLKADLVEWISAMTYQAASGAGAQNMRELLLQMGALRDSVNTELNDPASWILDIDRKISATMRSAEFPTKNFRNTALAGSLIPWIDVPVENGQTKEEWKGGAECNKILGRPPFRTPGSIPIDGICVRVGAMRCHSQGLTVKLKKDIPLAEIEVMLAKDNAWVKVVPNEREVTERELSPAKISGTLTVPIGRLHKLAMGPEYLGAFTVGDQLLWGAAEPLRRMLRILLER; this is encoded by the coding sequence ATGGCGACACATCAAACATCACACTCTATAAACGCTCCCCTGGTTGGCTTAGTCGGCTGGCGCGGCATGGTGGGCAGCGTCCTCATGGATCGCATGTTGGCGGAGGGCGACTTTGATTTAATCGAGCCGGTATTTTTTAGTACCAGCAATGCCGGCGGCGATGTGCCTGCGATCAATGGTCGCAACATCACCAAAAGTGAAACGAAGCTGCAAGACGCCAACGACATTAAAGCGCTTGCCCGTTGTGACATTATTTTGACCTGCCAAGGCGGGGACTATACCAAGGCTATCTTTCCAGCGCTGCGAGCAGCGGGTTGGCAGGGTCATTGGATTGATGCTGCGAGTGCACTGCGCATGAATGATGATGCGGTCCTCGTTTTGGATCCAGTCAATCGACCCGTGATTGATCGTGCATTGGCTGCGGGTGGTAAGAATTGGATTGGCGGTAATTGCACCGTGAGCTTGATGATGATTGCCATGGGTGGATTGCTGAAAGCTGATCTGGTTGAATGGATTAGTGCCATGACCTACCAAGCCGCCTCCGGTGCTGGCGCGCAAAACATGCGTGAATTGCTGTTGCAGATGGGCGCATTGCGGGATAGCGTGAATACCGAATTAAATGATCCGGCCTCCTGGATTTTGGATATTGATCGCAAGATCTCTGCAACCATGCGCTCGGCTGAGTTTCCAACCAAGAACTTCCGTAATACAGCCTTAGCTGGCAGCCTGATTCCTTGGATTGATGTCCCGGTCGAAAATGGCCAGACCAAAGAAGAGTGGAAGGGCGGCGCAGAATGCAACAAGATTCTAGGTCGTCCGCCTTTTAGAACGCCGGGAAGTATTCCGATTGATGGCATTTGTGTGCGTGTTGGTGCCATGCGCTGCCACTCTCAGGGCTTGACTGTTAAGCTCAAGAAAGACATTCCCTTGGCTGAGATTGAAGTCATGCTAGCGAAGGACAATGCCTGGGTCAAAGTTGTACCCAACGAGCGTGAAGTAACCGAGCGCGAGCTATCACCGGCCAAAATCAGCGGTACCTTAACGGTACCCATTGGACGACTGCATAAGTTGGCTATGGGGCCGGAATACTTAGGCGCCTTTACGGTTGGCGATCAACTGCTGTGGGGCGCTGCCGAACCGTTGCGGCGCATGCTACGCATCTTGTTGGAACGCTAA
- the leuB gene encoding 3-isopropylmalate dehydrogenase, protein MKIAVLPGDGIGPEIVAEAVKVLKALGPTFDLEEAPVGGAAYDLSGHPLPPATLELAKSADAILFGAVGDWKYDTLARELRPEQAILGLRKHLALFANFRPAICYPELTAASSLKPEIVGGLDILIVRELNGDIYFGQPRGIRTSEHALFKGAREGFDTMHYSEPEVIRIGKVAFEAARKRSKKVCSVDKANVLETSQLWRDVMTKLAADYPDVELSHMYVDNAAMQLVKAPKAFDVVVTGNLFGDILSDEAAMLTGSIGMLPSASLDKNNKGLYEPSHGSAPDIAGKGIANPLATILSAAMMLRYSLGMTGEADQIEKAVQKVLQQGLRTADIYTEGTQRVSTVQMGDAVVAALA, encoded by the coding sequence ATGAAAATTGCAGTATTGCCGGGCGACGGTATTGGCCCGGAAATTGTCGCTGAGGCGGTCAAAGTCCTCAAGGCATTAGGCCCAACATTTGATCTGGAAGAGGCTCCTGTTGGCGGTGCAGCGTATGACCTTTCGGGTCACCCTTTGCCGCCAGCCACCCTTGAGCTCGCGAAAAGCGCTGATGCCATTTTGTTTGGCGCGGTCGGTGACTGGAAGTACGACACTTTAGCGCGTGAATTGCGCCCAGAGCAAGCCATCCTCGGTTTGCGTAAACACTTGGCTTTGTTTGCTAATTTCCGTCCCGCCATTTGCTATCCCGAGTTAACTGCCGCCTCCAGTCTCAAGCCGGAAATTGTGGGCGGTCTGGATATTTTGATTGTGCGTGAACTCAATGGCGATATTTACTTTGGTCAGCCTCGCGGCATTCGCACTTCAGAGCATGCTCTGTTTAAAGGCGCGCGCGAGGGATTTGACACCATGCATTACAGCGAACCCGAAGTCATCCGAATTGGTAAAGTGGCGTTTGAGGCAGCACGTAAGCGCAGCAAAAAAGTATGTAGCGTGGATAAGGCCAACGTACTTGAAACATCGCAGCTTTGGCGCGATGTGATGACCAAGCTAGCAGCCGACTATCCCGATGTTGAGTTATCGCATATGTATGTCGATAACGCAGCCATGCAACTCGTCAAAGCACCCAAGGCATTTGATGTGGTGGTTACTGGCAATTTATTCGGTGACATCCTCTCGGATGAGGCTGCGATGCTTACCGGCTCGATTGGCATGTTGCCGTCTGCATCTTTAGATAAGAACAATAAAGGTTTGTATGAGCCAAGCCACGGCTCTGCTCCCGATATCGCCGGGAAGGGCATTGCCAATCCCTTGGCCACCATCCTCTCTGCGGCCATGATGCTGCGTTACTCCTTGGGTATGACTGGCGAGGCAGATCAAATTGAAAAAGCAGTTCAGAAAGTATTGCAGCAGGGCTTGCGCACCGCCGATATTTACACCGAAGGTACTCAGCGGGTATCCACGGTACAAATGGGCGATGCAGTCGTGGCAGCACTGGCGTAA
- the leuD gene encoding 3-isopropylmalate dehydratase small subunit, with amino-acid sequence MEKFTQYQGLVAPLDRENVDTDAIIPKQFLKSIKKTGFGQNLFDEWRYLDQGEPGQDCSGRPLNPDFVLNQPRYKNAGILLARKNFGCGSSREHAPWALGQYGFRAVIAPSFADIFFNNCYKNGLLPIVLTEQQVDHLFNETLAFNGYQLTIDLEAQEVIAPDNRRYSFEIDGFRKYCLLNGLDDIGLTLKNADKIKAYEAERVLRMPWLATQLP; translated from the coding sequence ATGGAAAAATTTACGCAATACCAAGGTTTAGTTGCTCCCCTCGACCGAGAGAACGTCGATACCGATGCCATCATTCCAAAGCAGTTTTTAAAGTCGATTAAAAAAACTGGTTTCGGTCAAAACCTGTTCGATGAATGGCGTTATTTGGATCAGGGTGAGCCTGGACAAGATTGCAGTGGGCGCCCGCTAAATCCAGACTTTGTTTTAAACCAGCCTCGCTATAAAAATGCCGGCATCTTGCTGGCCCGCAAAAATTTCGGTTGTGGCAGTTCGCGCGAACATGCTCCTTGGGCTTTGGGTCAATATGGCTTTCGCGCAGTGATTGCCCCTAGTTTTGCCGACATATTCTTCAATAATTGCTACAAAAACGGGCTATTGCCGATTGTGCTGACCGAACAGCAGGTCGATCACCTCTTTAATGAGACCTTGGCCTTTAATGGCTATCAGCTCACCATTGATCTGGAGGCGCAAGAGGTCATTGCGCCCGATAATCGCCGTTATTCCTTTGAAATCGATGGGTTTCGTAAATACTGCCTACTGAATGGCTTAGACGATATTGGCCTCACCCTCAAAAATGCCGATAAAATAAAGGCATACGAAGCAGAGCGCGTGTTGCGGATGCCTTGGCTAGCTACCCAGCTGCCGTAA
- the leuC gene encoding 3-isopropylmalate dehydratase large subunit, producing the protein MSRTLYDKLWDEHVVCAEEDGTATLYIDRHLLHEVTSPQAFEGLSLAKRPVWRISANLAVSDHNVPTTDRSEGITDPVSKLQVDTLDQNCASFGITQFKMNDLRQGIVHVIGPEQGATLPGMTVVCGDSHTSTHGAFGALAFGIGTSEVEHVLATQTLLMKKSKNMLVRVEGRLQPGSTAKDIVLAVIGKIGTAGGTGYTIEFAGEAIRNLSMEGRMTICNMAIEAGARAGLVAVDETTIEYIQGRPYAPSGEILRHAVQYWRTLHSDADAKFDQVVELRAEEIQPQVTWGTSPEMVLPISERVPDPEKERDPNKRSAMERALQYMNLTPNTLLSSIPIDKVFIGSCTNSRIEDLRAAAKVVDRLGKKVSPNIKLAMVVPGSGLVKAQAEREGLDRVFKAAGFEWREPGCSMCLAMNSDRLEPGERCASTSNRNFEGRQGAGGRTHLVSPAMAAAAAIEGHFVDVRKIA; encoded by the coding sequence ATGTCACGCACGCTATACGATAAGTTATGGGACGAGCACGTGGTTTGTGCGGAAGAGGATGGCACCGCAACCCTCTACATTGATCGGCACTTACTGCATGAAGTAACGAGCCCACAGGCTTTTGAAGGTTTAAGTTTGGCTAAGCGCCCGGTATGGCGAATTTCTGCCAACCTCGCCGTCTCTGACCACAATGTGCCTACAACCGATCGATCCGAAGGAATTACGGATCCCGTCTCCAAACTTCAAGTCGATACGCTCGATCAAAACTGCGCATCCTTTGGCATTACCCAGTTCAAGATGAATGACTTACGTCAGGGCATTGTTCACGTCATTGGGCCAGAGCAGGGCGCTACATTGCCTGGCATGACGGTTGTGTGCGGTGATTCGCATACCAGCACCCATGGCGCCTTTGGCGCATTGGCGTTTGGTATTGGCACCTCCGAAGTAGAGCACGTGCTTGCGACCCAAACCTTGCTGATGAAGAAGAGCAAGAATATGTTGGTTCGAGTCGAAGGTCGTTTACAGCCTGGCTCGACTGCAAAAGACATTGTGTTGGCGGTGATCGGAAAAATAGGAACCGCCGGCGGTACTGGCTACACCATCGAGTTTGCGGGTGAGGCTATCCGTAATCTGTCGATGGAAGGTCGCATGACCATCTGCAATATGGCGATTGAAGCGGGTGCCCGTGCCGGCCTAGTTGCAGTGGATGAGACCACCATTGAATACATTCAGGGTCGCCCTTACGCTCCCAGCGGAGAGATCTTGCGTCATGCCGTGCAGTATTGGCGCACCTTGCATTCCGACGCCGATGCGAAGTTTGATCAGGTAGTGGAATTGCGCGCTGAAGAGATTCAGCCGCAAGTCACGTGGGGCACTTCACCAGAAATGGTATTGCCAATCAGTGAGCGCGTTCCTGATCCAGAAAAAGAGCGAGATCCCAATAAGCGCAGCGCAATGGAGCGTGCATTGCAGTACATGAATTTAACCCCCAATACCTTGCTCAGTAGTATTCCCATTGATAAGGTATTTATTGGTTCGTGTACCAATAGCCGAATTGAGGATTTGCGTGCCGCGGCGAAGGTAGTTGATCGCTTGGGTAAAAAAGTCTCGCCGAACATTAAGTTGGCCATGGTCGTGCCGGGATCTGGATTAGTAAAAGCGCAAGCTGAGCGCGAAGGGCTCGATCGGGTATTCAAGGCCGCTGGCTTTGAATGGCGTGAGCCCGGTTGCTCGATGTGCTTAGCCATGAATTCTGATCGCTTAGAGCCAGGCGAGCGCTGCGCGTCGACATCGAACCGCAACTTTGAAGGTCGGCAAGGCGCTGGCGGTAGAACCCATTTAGTAAGCCCTGCTATGGCTGCTGCTGCTGCCATCGAAGGACATTTTGTTGATGTACGCAAAATTGCGTAA